The Verrucomicrobiota bacterium DNA window GTGGATGGATGCCAACTTCCATCCGTTTGAGGACGATCCCCGCACTTACAACGAATACATCAACGAAAGCGTCTTCCTGCTGTTGTCCCAATCCTCCCTGCCCAAGGAGGTCAATGTGTCCCATGCCATCGCGCGCATGGCCCATATTCCCAGGATCGTGGCGGCGGCCCGGCAAAACTTGCGCAACCCACCCCGGGTGGTCGTGGAAACCGCGATTCGGCAAAACCAGGGGGCCATCAATTTCTATGAGCAGGATATTTTCATCCTGATCGGGAAAACCGCGCAGCTCGAATCCTTGCGCGCGGCCACGCAGACGGTGTTGCCCGCGTTGCGTGCGTACCAGGATTTTCTGCAAAAGGATCTCCTGCCCCGCGCCACGGGTGAATGGCGGATCGGCAAGGAGCGCTTCGCGCAAAAGCTGGAACGCGTCCTCGACACCGGGATGACCGCCAACCAACTGCTGGACGTGGCGGAGGCGGAATTCAGCCGGGTGGAGCGCGACTTGTATGTGATCGCCCGGCAACTGTGGGGGCGTTACGGCACCGGCCAACCGTTGCCGCCCGATGATGCCGAGGGACGCCAGTTGACCACGCACCTCGTGCTGCGCCAGGTGGCGCAGGAACATGGCCGCCCCCAAGACCTGGTCAAGGACGCCCGGGCCACCGTGGCCAAGATCAAGAAGTTCATCGCCGCCAATGACCTGGTGCGCCTGCCGGAAACCGACCGCTGCCAGATCATCGAAATGCCGGAGTTTCAACGCGGCAATTCCCTCGCGTACATGAACTCGCCGCCACCCCTGGACAGCACCGCCGCCGGTTACTACGCCATCAGCCCGCCCCCCAAGGATTGGGACGCCCAGCGCGTGCAAAGCCTGCTGGAGGAGTACAACCGCCACATGCTGCAAATCCTGACCATCCATGAAGCCTATCCGGGCCATTACGTCCAGCATGAATACGCCAACCGGGTGCCGTCGTTGATTCGCAAGGTTCTGGGCAGCGGCGTCTATATCGAAGGCTGGGCGGTGTACACCGAGCAAACCATGCTGGATCAGGGCTACGGCCAGGGCGACCTTGCCTTGCGCATGAACCAGTTGAAATTCTACCAGCGCGCAGTGGCCAACGCCATCCTGGACCACAAGATGCATTGCACCGAAATGACGGATGACGAGGCGTTGAAGTTTTTGACCGAGCGCGCCCACCAGAGCGAGGGCGAGGCTAAGTTGAAAGTCATCCGCGCCAAGCAAAGCTCCGTGCAGTTATCCACTTACTTTGCCGGCCGCACCGCCATGTATAATCTGCGGCAGCAAATGCAGCGGCGGCTGGGCACCCAGTTCAACCTGGGCCGCTACCATGAAGCCGTCCTGGAAAATGGCCCGGTGCCGGTCAAATACCTGCCGGAACTGGTCAGCACCAAGCTGGGAGTACCGTTAAAATGACCACCCAAACCGGCAGCCTCAGCAATCCTAAAAACACATGGCGAGCGCCACGAAACAATATGCAATCCGTTGATAAACTTGGGGACAACCCCGTTCACACCATGCTCGTGCTTCTGAGCATGGTTTTCACCGTTGGGACTGCCGTGTCAGGATCGCCAACCCAAGCGAGCCAGCCCGCCAACAATCCCGCTACCAACATCGTCACGCTGAACGTTGGCGACAAGGTCACTTTGAAGCTGGCCTATATTCCCGCCGGGACGTTTCTCATGGGCAGTCCGGCTGCCGAGCAACACCGCTTCAAGGATGGATTCAAAGACGAGACCCAGCACGAAGTGACCATCAGCAAACCGTTCTACATGGGGATTTGCCTGGTGACGCAAGAGCAGTACCAGCAACTCATGGGCAAGAACCCCAGCAAGTTCAAGGCTCCGCTTAATCCTGTGGAGAATCTCACTTGGGATGATGCCGTCGAGTTTTGCAAGGCGCTATCGGCCAGGACTGGCAAATCGCTTCGATTGCCCACCGAGGCGCAATGGGAGTACGCCTGCCGCGCCGGGAGCACAACGGCTTATTGCAACGGTGACACGCCGGAGGATCTGAAGGCGGTTGGCTGGTGCAGCTACGATGGGAAATGGGGCAGCGCCAAGGCACCGAAGCCGGTCGGCAGCCTCCAGCCCAACGCATGGGGTTTATACGATATGCACGGGAATCTCTGGGAATATTGCGCCGACTGGTATGCTGCGGATTCGTATGCCAATACCAAGCGCAGCGATCCGCAAGGTCCGGACACCGGAACGCATCGGGTGGTGCGGGGCGGCCCTTGGAACGACTATCCCAGGGACTGCCGTTCCGCCAAGCGCGAGAAGCGGACGCCGAGTTCAAAAAGCTTCAGTGGCGGATTCCGCGTCGTGTTGGACGAGAACTAAAAGGCAGCTCATCACTGAGCCTTCCGTAACTCATTGGAACAAGCAGAAAACTCATGCCTTGCGCCTGAAAAAGGATGGCCCGGCAATTGACTCAATAACACAAGCTGCCAACGATCCATTTTACTCGTGGCCGTTACAATAATGGCGTTTTACCTTTGCTTTTCCCCTTCAGATAGTTTCAACTCTACCGGCTTTTGCATGACAACAGAACAGAATAATGAGACCCCGTCAACGCCGTCAATACCGGCGGCGGCGGGGACGCGCAGTTTTTCGCGGGACACGCTTCCTTGGGTGGTGCTGGTGGTGGCACTCTTAGTCTATTTAGCCACTGCCACTCGTTGGGTCACCTTTGCCAGCTTGCTTAAGCTGGCCCAGATCGCCGGGTGGGATAGTCAGCCGGTCGTGACCCAGCCGGTCTGGTTTTTGGTGACGTATCCAATCAAATGGGTGCCGCCCATGTTCCAGGCGATCTGCCTCAACCTGCTGACCGTGGCGCTGGCAGCGTGGAGTGTGATGTGCCTGGCACGTTCAGTGGCGTTGTTGCCGCATGATCGCACGCGGGATCAGCGCATACGGGAACCCAATGAACAGGGGTTGCTCTCAATCCGTTTTGCCTGGGTACCACCGGCACTGGCAGCCATGGTGCTTGGCCTGCACCGCATCTTTTGGGAACAAGCAACAGTGGCCACGGGAGAAATGCTGGACCTGTTCCTGTTTGCCTACGTGGTACTGTGTCTGCTGGAATTTCGGGTTTCACGAAAAGATTACTGGCTGGTACGGCTGGCGCTCGTTTACGGGCTGGCGACGACCAATAACTGGGCAATGATCGGATTTTTCCCGCTGGTGGCGACGCTGATGCTGTTTTTAAAAGGAAGGGAGTTTTTCCGATTCGGTTTTCTAGCCAAAACGCTTTTGGCAGGCATGCTGGGATTGTCGTTATACTTCGTGCTACCAGCCCTGGCAACGAACACTCAGTTTTGGCACATGCCATTCTGGCAGTCAGTGACGACGGTGTGGGCACAACAGAAAAACATGCTATTGGCCCAGTATTTGCGGTTGCCTTTCATGATTCTGTCATTGACCTCGATTATTCCATTGTTTTTTCTAATCATCCGCTGGCCGTCCTTCAGTGGCGATATCAACCCAATCGGCGCCTATATGGAAAACATGGCGTTTCGCACCCTGCACGTCATGTTTTTCGTGATGGGCGTCTTTGTGATGTGCAAAGCGCCTTACCAAGCGTATCTGAATCAGTTTCCCATTAAATTCCTGACTCTGCATTATACGTGCGCGCTGATGGTGGGGTATTTGGGCGGATACCTATTGCTGGTATTTGGGCGGGATATCCGGTATTACCTCACGAAACGCACTTGGCTCGATCTGGCAATCTGCCGAATTCTGGCCAGCTTGGTATTTATCAGTCTGCTGACGGTTCCGATCTGGCTGACTTACCACAATTTGCCGGTCATCCGGGCTACCAATGCGCCCACGCTGAAAAATTATGCCCGCCTGCTTGCTTCGCAGTTGCCCGAATCCGGTGCCGCCCTGGTAACCGATGATCCTTATCACTTGTATCTCGTGGAAGCGTATTTTGCGTTACAGCCAAAGGGGAATCCCCACCTGATGATCAATAGCAGGCAATTGCAGTACCACTCGTACCACGAATACTTGCTGGACCGGTATCGCCAACGGTGGTGGCCCATGCCCACGCTGCGCGGTGGCGAACCCATTCATGAACCGATTCCAGATTCGCTTTTGCTGGAACGCATCATGCTACTGGATGATCGGATGCCCATTTATTACCTTCACCCCAGCTTCGGGTACTATTTTGAAGCGTTCTACACCGAGACGCAAGGCTTGGTCCAAAAGCTAAAACGTTATCCTCCCGCTGCCATGGTACCGCCACCGCTGACGGTGGATGAAATCAAGTTAAACCAGGATTTTTGGAACAAAGCGGGGAGCTATATGCTCAAACTGGTGGATTCGGCCAAAGTCAACAATGTCGAAGCCACCGTAACCGCCTCGTGGTATTCGCGCGCGCTCACGTTGTGGGGTGTGCGTTTACAGCGCCAAAACAGCCTGAAGGAAGCGGCGGAAAGCTTCCAGCGCGCCCTATCCTTGAATCCGCAAAATCTAACCGCGCAGGTCAATCTGGCTTTCAATAAACAACTGGCTGCTGGCAAAACCGAACAGCCTGTGTTGGACAAGCACTTTGACATCCAACTGGGTGCATATCGTTCGTGGGATGCCATCTTTAATGCCAATGGCCCGTTTGATGACCTATTTTTTACGTTTCACTCGGGACGCAGAATGGCGCGCGGCAACCTGTACCGCCAAGCCTTTCAACAGTTTCTGCGGGTCAAAGAGTTGGATAAGAATTGGATTCCTGCTGACTTGGCCATGGCTGAAACTTTCACCAGTTTTGGTCTGCCCGGCAGAGCACTGGAGATTCTGTCCGCATTACGCGCTTCAGGACGCCCCGCAGTAGAAACCCTCGACACCCAAATGGATATCGCTCGCCTCGAAGCTATGTCCTGCTATGCGGCGGGCAAACCCGATGACGCCGAAGGAGTATTATTGCGGTTGCAGGTCAGGTATCCGAAAGAAAAAGAAGTAAGCGAAATGATGGCCAATGTCTTTTTGGATAATGGAAAATATGACCGGGCGTTGGAGATATTTGATCAAATTATCCAACAATTCAAGGAAGACCCGCAGATCGCGATGCGAAAAGTCCAAGCGCTAATGCGTTTGGGGCGGTTACCGGCGGCGATTGAAGTCTTGACTGACATGCTGCGGCGTAAGCCGGATAATCATGATGCGTTGTACAACCGGGGGCTCTGTTATTTAAATCTGGGCCAGTTGGAGTGGGCTCGCTTTGATTTTGACGTGCTCCGCCGCGCGTTGCCATCCGCTTATCCGGTTACTTTTTATCTCGGTGAAATCGCCTACCGGATCAAAGACGATCGGCAGGCCGACCGGCTGTTCAGCGAATATTTGATGATGGCTCCCTCCGGGGAACCTGATCGCAATCTCGCCGCCAAGCATTTGGCTGAAGTAAGAAAAAGAAAATAAGTATCGCCTGAATCCGCCAAGCGAACTGGTGACGAAAGAGTCTGCAAGTGAACCCGATCACCCCAATGCGTTGCCAGCAAACGCCAGCCAGGTCATGCGCGTAACGCATGTCATTACGCGCCTGATCATCGGAGGCGCACAAGAGAACACACTGGCCACCGGGCTGGGTTTGCGCCGGTTGTCGGGAGTGTCCGTGCAACTGTTGTCCGGCCCCACCGGCGGTTCGGAGGGCAGTTTGGAACCGGTGGCGGCGCAAGTTCCAGGATTGCTAAGGCGCATTCCCGATCTGGTGCGGCCCGTACATCCTTGGCGTGACCTGCGGGCATTTCGCCAGTTGTGCCGGTGTTTTCGCGAATGGCCACCGGATATTGTTCACACGCACAGCGGCAAGGCTGGAATTCTCGGCCGGCTCGCTGCCCGGCGCACCGGTGTCCCCTTGATTATTCACACCATCCACGGTCCCTCATTTGGTGATTTTCAAGGCGGGTTGCCAAACCTTCTGTATCGCGGCGCGGAACGTCTGGCAGGGCGGACCACCACCCACTTTGTCAGTGTCGCGGACGCGATGACCTGTCAATACCTGGCGGCAGGCATTGGCCGACCGGAACAATACACGCGTATCTTCAGCGGTTTTCCGCTGGAGGCCTTCCTCACTGCGCGCCCTGATCCAGTCTTGCGCAGTCAATTGGGATTGCGTCCCGGAGATTTTGTGGTGGGTAAAATCGCCCGGCTGTTTAAACTCAAGGGCCATGAGTATTTGTTTAACGCGGCCCCCGCGATCATCGCCCGATGTCCGCGCGTGAAGTTCCTGCTCGTGGGCGATGGCCCAGAGCGGGAAAAATTTGAGCGCCGAGTGGTTGAATCCAGACTGCAATCGCACTTCATTTTTACCGGGTTGGTGCCGCCGGAGCGCATTCCATCGCTGGTGGGCGTGATGGATGCCTTGATTCACCTGTCGCTACGCGAGGGCTTGCCGCGCGCCCTACCCCAAGCACTGGCCGCCGCCAAGCCGGTGATCGCTTATGATTGCGATGGCGCGCGGGAAGTCTGTCTGGATGGGCGCACTGGTTTACTGCTGCCTCCGGGGACGGATGTTGCCGAGGCGGTACACACGCTGGCTGAGGATCCCGGCTTGTGCGAACGCTTGGGCCGGGACGGCCAGGCGTTTGTGCGCACCCGGTTTTCGGTTGAAACAATGGTGGCGGATACGTATTCATTATACCAGCGATTGCTGGCGGCACGCCCCGCCAAGACTCGATAAACGAAAATGACACATCCGGCTGCCACTCTCTATGCAGGCGCGCTGCTCTGCGCGTTTGCAGGCGCTTGTGCATCGGTGCCGCTTTGGCGGCGTTGGTGCCAGCGAGCGGGACAGATGGATGATCCCGGCCATCGCAAGATTCACGCGCAACCCATTCCGCTGGCGGGCGGGTTGGCCGTGTTCACCGGTTTGGCCTGTGCTGGAGTGATCGGCCTCGCTTTGTTGCCTTCCGGCTGGCTGGAGGCGGTAAGCGCCGCCCGGCTCTGGCACGGATTAGGCAAGCGCAGCGATCAATTG harbors:
- a CDS encoding glycosyltransferase family 4 protein, coding for MRVTHVITRLIIGGAQENTLATGLGLRRLSGVSVQLLSGPTGGSEGSLEPVAAQVPGLLRRIPDLVRPVHPWRDLRAFRQLCRCFREWPPDIVHTHSGKAGILGRLAARRTGVPLIIHTIHGPSFGDFQGGLPNLLYRGAERLAGRTTTHFVSVADAMTCQYLAAGIGRPEQYTRIFSGFPLEAFLTARPDPVLRSQLGLRPGDFVVGKIARLFKLKGHEYLFNAAPAIIARCPRVKFLLVGDGPEREKFERRVVESRLQSHFIFTGLVPPERIPSLVGVMDALIHLSLREGLPRALPQALAAAKPVIAYDCDGAREVCLDGRTGLLLPPGTDVAEAVHTLAEDPGLCERLGRDGQAFVRTRFSVETMVADTYSLYQRLLAARPAKTR
- a CDS encoding DUF885 domain-containing protein, which translates into the protein MTGVKLANGVVGAFIQSGVAAPNTPALPRALQKWSLTARIVVEFRKRSIPQSAIRNPNLWPCLAARTPNFLGRVLLTGRDAPITVAALNMTMRDFNGLLLSCLFALAGTLPASAQSADQSLATFFKAYLEDNFKLRPLEASQLGDHRFDDRLEDVSPESRRAWVDLIRTTLAELPRRVEYAKLTRDGQIDFEIFQQSLERSLWMDANFHPFEDDPRTYNEYINESVFLLLSQSSLPKEVNVSHAIARMAHIPRIVAAARQNLRNPPRVVVETAIRQNQGAINFYEQDIFILIGKTAQLESLRAATQTVLPALRAYQDFLQKDLLPRATGEWRIGKERFAQKLERVLDTGMTANQLLDVAEAEFSRVERDLYVIARQLWGRYGTGQPLPPDDAEGRQLTTHLVLRQVAQEHGRPQDLVKDARATVAKIKKFIAANDLVRLPETDRCQIIEMPEFQRGNSLAYMNSPPPLDSTAAGYYAISPPPKDWDAQRVQSLLEEYNRHMLQILTIHEAYPGHYVQHEYANRVPSLIRKVLGSGVYIEGWAVYTEQTMLDQGYGQGDLALRMNQLKFYQRAVANAILDHKMHCTEMTDDEALKFLTERAHQSEGEAKLKVIRAKQSSVQLSTYFAGRTAMYNLRQQMQRRLGTQFNLGRYHEAVLENGPVPVKYLPELVSTKLGVPLK
- a CDS encoding tetratricopeptide repeat protein, whose translation is MTTEQNNETPSTPSIPAAAGTRSFSRDTLPWVVLVVALLVYLATATRWVTFASLLKLAQIAGWDSQPVVTQPVWFLVTYPIKWVPPMFQAICLNLLTVALAAWSVMCLARSVALLPHDRTRDQRIREPNEQGLLSIRFAWVPPALAAMVLGLHRIFWEQATVATGEMLDLFLFAYVVLCLLEFRVSRKDYWLVRLALVYGLATTNNWAMIGFFPLVATLMLFLKGREFFRFGFLAKTLLAGMLGLSLYFVLPALATNTQFWHMPFWQSVTTVWAQQKNMLLAQYLRLPFMILSLTSIIPLFFLIIRWPSFSGDINPIGAYMENMAFRTLHVMFFVMGVFVMCKAPYQAYLNQFPIKFLTLHYTCALMVGYLGGYLLLVFGRDIRYYLTKRTWLDLAICRILASLVFISLLTVPIWLTYHNLPVIRATNAPTLKNYARLLASQLPESGAALVTDDPYHLYLVEAYFALQPKGNPHLMINSRQLQYHSYHEYLLDRYRQRWWPMPTLRGGEPIHEPIPDSLLLERIMLLDDRMPIYYLHPSFGYYFEAFYTETQGLVQKLKRYPPAAMVPPPLTVDEIKLNQDFWNKAGSYMLKLVDSAKVNNVEATVTASWYSRALTLWGVRLQRQNSLKEAAESFQRALSLNPQNLTAQVNLAFNKQLAAGKTEQPVLDKHFDIQLGAYRSWDAIFNANGPFDDLFFTFHSGRRMARGNLYRQAFQQFLRVKELDKNWIPADLAMAETFTSFGLPGRALEILSALRASGRPAVETLDTQMDIARLEAMSCYAAGKPDDAEGVLLRLQVRYPKEKEVSEMMANVFLDNGKYDRALEIFDQIIQQFKEDPQIAMRKVQALMRLGRLPAAIEVLTDMLRRKPDNHDALYNRGLCYLNLGQLEWARFDFDVLRRALPSAYPVTFYLGEIAYRIKDDRQADRLFSEYLMMAPSGEPDRNLAAKHLAEVRKRK
- a CDS encoding formylglycine-generating enzyme family protein is translated as MQSVDKLGDNPVHTMLVLLSMVFTVGTAVSGSPTQASQPANNPATNIVTLNVGDKVTLKLAYIPAGTFLMGSPAAEQHRFKDGFKDETQHEVTISKPFYMGICLVTQEQYQQLMGKNPSKFKAPLNPVENLTWDDAVEFCKALSARTGKSLRLPTEAQWEYACRAGSTTAYCNGDTPEDLKAVGWCSYDGKWGSAKAPKPVGSLQPNAWGLYDMHGNLWEYCADWYAADSYANTKRSDPQGPDTGTHRVVRGGPWNDYPRDCRSAKREKRTPSSKSFSGGFRVVLDEN